In Rhizobium sp. N324, a single genomic region encodes these proteins:
- a CDS encoding 2-oxoglutarate dehydrogenase E1 component: MARQEANEQFQITSFLDGANAAYIEQLHARYEEDPASVDDQWRAFFKALEEDPSDVKRAAKGASWRKKNWPLQASGDLVSALDGDWGIVEKVIETKVKAKAEAQGKPADGADVLQATRDSVRAIMMIRAYRMRGHLHAKLDPLGIAASVDDYRELSPENYGFTSADYDRRIFIDNVLGLEYATIREMIDILERTYCSTLGVEFMHISNPEEKAWIQERIEGPDKGVAFSAEGKKAILAKLVEAEGYEQFLDVKFKGTKRFGLDGGESLIPALEQILKRGGHLGLKEAVFGMAHRGRLNVLSQVMGKPHRAIFHEFKGGSYAPDEVEGSGDVKYHLGASSDREFDGNKVHVSLTANPSHLEIVDPVVMGKARAKQDMSATVWDGDIIPLSERAKVLPLLIHGDAAFAGQGVIAEILGLSGLRGHRVAGTMHVIINNQIGFTTNPAFSRSSPYPSDVAKMIEAPIFHVNGDDPEAVVYAAKVATEFRMKFHKPVVVDLFCYRRYGHNEGDEPSFTQPKMYKVIRGHKTVLQLYAARLVAEGLLTEGEVEKMKADWRAHLEQEFEAGQHYKPNKADWLDGEWSGLRAADNADEQRRGKTAVPMKTLKDIGRKLSEIPAGFTAHRTIQRFMENRANMIATGEGIDWAMAEALSFGALCVEGSKIRLSGQDCERGTFSQRHSVLYDQETEERYIPLANLSPTQGRYEVINSMLSEEAVLGFEYGYSLARPNALTLWEAQFGDFANGAQVVFDQFISSGERKWLRMSGLVCLLPHGYEGQGPEHSSARLERFLQLCAEDNMQVANVTTPANYFHILRRQLKRDFRKPLILMTPKSLLRHKRAVSTLAEMAGESAFHRLLWDDAEVIKDGPIKLQKDNKIRRVVMCSGKVYYDLLEEREKRGIDDVYLLRVEQLYPFPAKALINELSRFRNAEMVWCQEEPKNMGAWSFIDPFLEWVLAHIDAKYQRVRYTGRPAAASPATGLMSKHLSQLAAFLEDALGG, translated from the coding sequence ATGGCACGGCAAGAAGCCAACGAGCAGTTTCAGATCACCTCGTTTCTGGATGGCGCCAACGCTGCCTATATCGAGCAGCTTCACGCGCGCTACGAAGAGGACCCGGCATCGGTCGACGATCAGTGGCGCGCCTTCTTCAAGGCGCTGGAGGAAGATCCCAGCGATGTGAAAAGGGCGGCCAAGGGCGCTTCCTGGCGCAAGAAGAACTGGCCGCTTCAGGCCAGCGGCGACCTGGTGTCGGCTCTCGATGGCGACTGGGGCATCGTCGAGAAGGTCATCGAAACCAAGGTCAAGGCCAAGGCCGAAGCGCAGGGCAAGCCTGCCGACGGCGCCGACGTGCTGCAGGCGACGCGCGATTCTGTGCGCGCCATCATGATGATCCGCGCCTACCGCATGCGCGGCCACCTGCATGCCAAGCTCGATCCGCTCGGCATCGCCGCTTCGGTCGACGATTATCGCGAATTGTCGCCGGAAAATTACGGCTTCACCTCCGCCGATTACGACCGACGGATCTTCATCGACAACGTGCTCGGCCTGGAATATGCGACCATCCGCGAGATGATCGATATCCTCGAGCGCACCTATTGCTCGACGCTCGGCGTCGAGTTCATGCACATCTCCAATCCGGAAGAGAAGGCCTGGATCCAGGAGCGTATCGAAGGACCGGACAAGGGTGTCGCCTTCTCGGCCGAAGGCAAGAAGGCAATCCTCGCCAAGCTGGTCGAAGCCGAAGGCTACGAGCAGTTCCTCGACGTCAAGTTCAAGGGCACCAAGCGTTTCGGCCTCGATGGCGGCGAGTCGCTGATCCCGGCTTTGGAGCAGATCCTCAAGCGCGGCGGTCATCTCGGCCTCAAGGAAGCGGTCTTCGGCATGGCCCATCGCGGCCGCCTCAACGTGCTTTCGCAGGTCATGGGCAAGCCGCACCGGGCGATCTTCCACGAGTTCAAGGGCGGTTCCTACGCACCCGACGAAGTCGAAGGCTCGGGCGACGTCAAGTACCATCTCGGCGCCTCTTCCGACCGCGAATTCGACGGCAACAAGGTGCATGTGTCGCTGACGGCAAACCCCTCGCATCTGGAAATCGTCGATCCTGTCGTCATGGGCAAGGCCCGCGCCAAGCAGGACATGAGCGCTACCGTCTGGGACGGCGACATCATTCCGCTGTCCGAACGCGCCAAGGTTCTGCCGCTCTTGATCCATGGCGACGCAGCCTTTGCTGGCCAGGGCGTCATTGCCGAAATCCTCGGCCTTTCCGGCCTGCGCGGCCACCGCGTCGCCGGCACCATGCACGTCATCATCAACAACCAGATCGGATTCACCACAAACCCGGCCTTCTCGCGCTCGTCGCCCTATCCGTCCGACGTCGCCAAGATGATCGAGGCGCCGATCTTCCACGTCAACGGCGACGATCCGGAAGCGGTGGTCTATGCCGCCAAGGTGGCGACCGAATTCCGCATGAAGTTCCACAAGCCGGTGGTGGTCGACCTGTTCTGCTACCGCCGCTACGGCCACAATGAAGGGGACGAACCGTCCTTCACGCAGCCGAAGATGTACAAGGTGATCCGCGGCCACAAGACCGTGCTGCAGCTCTATGCGGCGCGCCTCGTCGCCGAAGGCCTGCTCACCGAAGGTGAAGTCGAGAAGATGAAGGCCGACTGGCGCGCCCATCTCGAACAGGAGTTCGAGGCCGGCCAGCACTACAAGCCGAATAAGGCCGACTGGCTCGACGGCGAGTGGTCCGGCCTGCGCGCGGCCGACAATGCCGACGAGCAGCGTCGCGGCAAGACCGCCGTGCCGATGAAGACGCTGAAGGATATCGGCCGCAAGCTGTCCGAGATCCCGGCGGGCTTCACCGCACACCGGACGATCCAGCGCTTCATGGAAAACCGCGCCAACATGATCGCCACCGGCGAGGGTATCGACTGGGCGATGGCCGAAGCGCTCTCCTTCGGAGCGCTCTGCGTAGAGGGCAGCAAGATCCGCCTGTCCGGCCAGGATTGCGAGCGCGGCACCTTCTCGCAGCGCCATTCGGTTCTCTACGATCAGGAAACCGAGGAACGCTATATCCCGCTCGCCAATCTTTCGCCGACGCAGGGGCGTTACGAAGTCATCAATTCGATGCTTTCGGAAGAGGCCGTGCTCGGTTTCGAATATGGCTACTCGCTGGCCCGCCCGAATGCGCTGACCCTCTGGGAAGCGCAGTTCGGCGATTTCGCCAACGGCGCGCAGGTGGTCTTCGACCAGTTCATTTCGTCGGGCGAACGCAAGTGGCTGCGCATGTCGGGCCTCGTCTGCCTGCTGCCGCATGGCTATGAGGGCCAGGGTCCGGAACACTCCTCGGCCCGCCTCGAGCGTTTCCTGCAGCTTTGCGCTGAAGACAACATGCAGGTCGCCAACGTCACGACGCCGGCGAACTACTTCCACATCCTGCGCCGGCAGCTGAAGCGCGACTTCCGCAAGCCGCTGATCCTGATGACGCCGAAGTCGCTGCTGCGCCACAAGAGGGCGGTTTCGACGCTTGCCGAAATGGCCGGTGAATCCGCCTTCCATCGCCTGCTCTGGGACGATGCCGAGGTGATCAAGGATGGCCCGATCAAGCTGCAGAAGGACAACAAGATTCGCCGCGTCGTCATGTGCTCCGGCAAGGTCTATTACGATCTCCTCGAAGAGCGTGAAAAGCGCGGCATCGACGACGTCTATCTCCTGCGTGTCGAACAGCTCTATCCGTTCCCGGCAAAGGCGCTGATCAACGAGCTGTCGCGCTTCCGCAATGCCGAGATGGTCTGGTGCCAGGAAGAGCCGAAGAACATGGGCGCGTGGTCGTTCATCGATCCCTTCCTCGAATGGGTGCTTGCCCATATCGATGCGAAGTACCAGCGCGTCCGTTATACCGGCCGTCCGGCCGCCGCCTCGCCGGCGACGGGCCTGATGTCCAAGCATCTGTCGCAGCTCGCCGCATTCCTCGAGGATGCATTGGGCGGCTAA
- the sucD gene encoding succinate--CoA ligase subunit alpha: protein MSILVNKDTKILVQGLTGKTGTFHTEQALAYYGTQMVGGIHPKKGGETWTGAKGESLPIFATVAEGKEKTGADATVIYVPPAGAADAIIEAIDAEIPFITCITEGIPVMDMVRVKARLDRSKSRLLGPNCPGIMTPEECKIGIMPGSIFRKGSVGIVSRSGTLTYEAVFQTSNEGLGQTTAVGIGGDPVKGTEFIDVLEMFLADAATQSIIMIGEIGGSAEEDAAQFLKDEAKKGRKKPMAGFIAGRTAPKGRTMGHAGAVVSGGKGDAESKIAAMESAGIKVSPSPARLGKTLVEVLKG, encoded by the coding sequence ATGTCTATTCTCGTCAATAAAGACACCAAGATCCTCGTTCAGGGTCTGACCGGCAAGACCGGCACGTTCCACACCGAACAGGCGCTGGCCTATTACGGCACGCAGATGGTCGGCGGCATCCATCCGAAGAAGGGCGGCGAAACCTGGACCGGCGCCAAGGGCGAAAGCCTGCCGATCTTCGCGACCGTTGCCGAGGGCAAGGAAAAGACCGGCGCCGACGCGACCGTCATCTATGTTCCGCCGGCCGGTGCTGCCGATGCGATCATCGAGGCGATCGACGCCGAGATCCCGTTCATCACCTGCATCACCGAAGGCATCCCGGTCATGGATATGGTGCGCGTCAAGGCTCGCCTCGACCGCTCCAAGTCGCGCCTGCTCGGGCCGAACTGCCCGGGCATCATGACGCCGGAAGAATGCAAGATCGGCATCATGCCGGGCTCGATCTTCCGCAAGGGTTCGGTCGGCATCGTCTCCCGCTCGGGCACGCTGACCTATGAAGCCGTGTTCCAGACCTCCAACGAAGGCCTCGGCCAGACGACGGCGGTCGGCATCGGCGGCGACCCGGTCAAGGGCACCGAGTTCATCGACGTGCTGGAAATGTTCCTGGCCGACGCAGCCACCCAGTCGATCATCATGATCGGCGAAATCGGCGGCTCGGCAGAGGAAGACGCAGCGCAGTTCCTCAAGGACGAGGCCAAGAAGGGCCGCAAGAAGCCGATGGCCGGCTTCATTGCCGGCCGCACGGCGCCGAAGGGCCGCACCATGGGCCATGCCGGCGCCGTGGTATCCGGCGGCAAGGGCGATGCGGAATCGAAGATCGCGGCGATGGAATCGGCAGGCATCAAGGTGTCGCCGTCTCCGGCCCGCCTCGGCAAGACGCTGGTTGAAGTCCTCAAAGGCTAA
- the sucC gene encoding ADP-forming succinate--CoA ligase subunit beta, with the protein MNIHEYQAKALLKGYGAPVAEGVAILKVEEAEAAAKSLPGPLYVVKSQIHAGGRGKGKFKELGPDAKGGVRLAKSIDEVVAHAKEMLGHTLVTAQTGDAGKQVNRLYIEDGADIARELYCSLLVDRSVGRVAFVVSTEGGMDIEAVAHDTPEKIQTVAIDPEAGVTAADVAAIVKALALDGAAAEDAKSLFPALYKAFNEKDMALLEVNPLIVMKDGRLRVLDAKMSFDGNALFRHDDVKTLRDETEEDAKEIEASKWDLAYVALDGNIGCMVNGAGLAMATMDIIKLYGKEPANFCDVGGGAGKEKVAAAFKIITADPKVEGILVNIFGGIMKCDVIAEGVIAAVKEVGLKVPLVVRLEGTNVELGKKILNESGLAITAADDLDDAAKKIVAAING; encoded by the coding sequence ATGAACATTCATGAATATCAGGCCAAGGCTCTGCTGAAGGGCTATGGCGCGCCGGTTGCCGAGGGTGTGGCTATTCTCAAGGTCGAAGAGGCCGAGGCTGCCGCCAAGTCGCTTCCCGGCCCGCTTTACGTGGTCAAGAGCCAGATCCACGCCGGCGGCCGCGGCAAGGGCAAGTTCAAGGAACTGGGCCCCGATGCCAAGGGCGGCGTGCGTCTCGCCAAGTCGATCGACGAAGTGGTCGCCCATGCCAAGGAAATGCTCGGGCATACGCTGGTGACGGCGCAGACCGGCGACGCCGGCAAGCAGGTCAACCGCCTCTACATCGAAGACGGCGCCGACATTGCTCGCGAGCTCTATTGCTCGCTGCTGGTCGATCGTTCGGTCGGCCGCGTGGCCTTCGTGGTTTCCACCGAAGGCGGCATGGACATTGAAGCTGTCGCCCATGACACGCCGGAGAAGATCCAGACGGTCGCCATCGATCCGGAAGCCGGCGTGACGGCTGCCGACGTGGCTGCGATCGTCAAGGCGCTCGCGCTCGATGGTGCGGCCGCCGAAGACGCCAAGTCGCTCTTCCCGGCGCTCTACAAGGCCTTCAACGAAAAGGACATGGCGCTGCTCGAGGTCAATCCGCTGATCGTCATGAAGGACGGTCGCCTGCGCGTTCTCGACGCCAAAATGTCCTTCGACGGCAATGCGCTCTTCCGTCACGACGACGTCAAGACGCTGCGCGACGAAACCGAAGAAGACGCCAAGGAAATCGAGGCCTCGAAGTGGGATCTCGCCTATGTCGCGCTCGACGGCAATATCGGCTGCATGGTCAACGGCGCGGGCCTCGCCATGGCGACGATGGATATCATCAAGCTTTACGGCAAGGAGCCGGCCAACTTCTGCGACGTCGGCGGCGGCGCCGGCAAGGAGAAGGTTGCGGCGGCTTTCAAGATCATCACCGCAGACCCCAAGGTCGAAGGCATTCTCGTCAACATCTTCGGCGGCATCATGAAGTGCGATGTAATCGCCGAGGGCGTCATTGCCGCGGTCAAGGAAGTCGGCCTCAAGGTTCCGCTGGTCGTTCGCCTTGAAGGCACCAATGTCGAGCTCGGCAAGAAGATCCTGAACGAGTCGGGTCTGGCGATCACGGCGGCTGACGACTTGGACGATGCGGCCAAGAAGATCGTCGCGGCGATCAACGGCTAA
- the mdh gene encoding malate dehydrogenase has protein sequence MARNKIALIGSGMIGGTLAHLAGLKELGDIVLFDIADGIPQGKGLDISQSSPVEGFDVNLTGASDYSAIEGADVCIVTAGVARKPGMSRDDLLGINLKVMEQVGAGIKKYAPNAFVICITNPLDAMVWALQKFSGLPANKVVGMAGVLDSSRFRLFLAKEFNVSVQDVTAFVLGGHGDTMVPLARYSTVGGIPLTDLVTMGWVTKERLEEIIQRTRDGGAEIVGLLKTGSAYYAPAASAIEMAESYLKDKKRVLPCAAHLSGQYGVKDMYVGVPTVIGAGGVERIIEIDLNKTEKEAFDKSVGAVAGLCEACINIAPSLK, from the coding sequence ATGGCGCGTAACAAGATCGCACTCATTGGTTCTGGCATGATTGGTGGCACGCTGGCGCACCTCGCCGGCCTGAAGGAACTGGGCGACATCGTCCTCTTCGACATTGCCGACGGCATCCCCCAGGGCAAGGGTCTCGATATTTCCCAGTCCTCGCCGGTCGAAGGCTTCGACGTCAACCTGACGGGCGCCAGCGACTACTCCGCGATCGAAGGCGCCGATGTCTGCATCGTCACCGCAGGCGTTGCCCGCAAGCCGGGCATGAGCCGCGACGATCTGCTCGGCATCAACCTCAAGGTCATGGAACAGGTCGGCGCCGGCATCAAGAAATATGCCCCGAACGCCTTCGTGATCTGCATCACCAACCCGCTCGACGCCATGGTCTGGGCGCTGCAGAAGTTTTCCGGCCTTCCGGCCAACAAGGTCGTCGGCATGGCCGGCGTTCTCGACTCCTCGCGCTTCCGCCTCTTCCTCGCCAAGGAATTCAATGTCTCCGTCCAGGACGTGACGGCCTTCGTTCTTGGCGGCCACGGCGACACGATGGTGCCGCTCGCCCGCTATTCGACGGTCGGCGGCATTCCGCTCACCGACCTCGTCACCATGGGCTGGGTCACCAAGGAGCGCTTGGAAGAAATCATCCAGCGCACCCGTGACGGCGGCGCTGAGATCGTCGGCCTGCTGAAGACCGGTTCGGCCTATTACGCCCCGGCCGCCTCGGCGATCGAGATGGCTGAATCCTACCTCAAGGACAAGAAGCGCGTTCTGCCCTGCGCCGCTCACCTCAGCGGCCAGTACGGCGTCAAGGACATGTATGTCGGCGTTCCCACCGTCATCGGCGCCGGCGGCGTCGAACGCATCATCGAGATCGATCTCAACAAGACTGAGAAGGAAGCCTTCGACAAGTCCGTCGGCGCCGTCGCCGGTCTCTGCGAAGCCTGCATCAACATCGCGCCTTCGCTGAAGTAG
- the zapE gene encoding cell division protein ZapE: protein MQPMPDYALSVCEQLKALTASGALQVDSAQMDVAKSLDRVLAGLKQRRPAAKSSALGWLFAAKKKSAVGIKGLYIHGSVGRGKTMLMDMFFLMAPCRKKRRAHFHEFMADVHNRIAAHRLKLKNGETKQADPMPPVAAALYEEAELLCFDEFTVTDIADAMILSRLFSELFARGCVLVATSNVEPDNLYTDGLNRSLFLPFVALLKQHVDVVTLDSPTDYRMEKLNSQPVYLVPINEHNDMAMEASWTQALHGRKALPLDIPMKGRHIHVPLAVDRMARFSFADLCEKPLGAADFLAIAERFDMVFVDHVPLLGPEKRNQIKRFIILVDTFYDHAVRLYISAAAMPEELLVHRRGAEGFEFDRTASRLFEMRSAEYLALHHEKRAAE, encoded by the coding sequence ATGCAACCCATGCCGGACTACGCGCTCAGCGTCTGCGAACAGCTTAAAGCGCTGACTGCCTCGGGCGCGCTTCAGGTCGATTCCGCCCAGATGGACGTGGCAAAGAGCCTCGATCGGGTGCTGGCCGGGCTGAAGCAGCGGCGACCGGCGGCAAAATCGAGCGCGCTTGGCTGGCTGTTTGCCGCGAAGAAAAAGTCCGCCGTTGGCATCAAGGGGCTTTACATCCATGGCAGCGTCGGGCGCGGCAAGACCATGCTGATGGACATGTTCTTCTTGATGGCGCCGTGCAGGAAGAAGCGCCGGGCGCATTTCCACGAATTCATGGCGGATGTGCACAACCGTATCGCGGCGCACCGGCTGAAGCTCAAGAACGGCGAGACGAAACAGGCCGATCCGATGCCGCCGGTTGCCGCAGCCCTCTACGAGGAAGCGGAGCTGCTCTGCTTCGACGAATTCACGGTCACCGATATCGCCGATGCGATGATCCTGTCGCGGCTGTTCTCCGAGCTTTTCGCGCGCGGATGCGTGCTGGTCGCGACCTCGAATGTCGAGCCCGACAATCTTTATACGGATGGTCTCAATCGCAGCCTGTTCCTGCCCTTCGTCGCGCTTCTCAAGCAGCATGTCGATGTCGTCACCCTGGATTCGCCGACGGACTACCGGATGGAGAAGCTGAATAGCCAGCCGGTCTATCTGGTGCCGATCAACGAGCACAATGACATGGCGATGGAGGCCTCCTGGACGCAGGCGCTGCATGGGCGCAAGGCGCTGCCGCTGGATATTCCGATGAAGGGGCGCCATATCCATGTGCCGCTCGCCGTCGATCGGATGGCGCGGTTCTCCTTCGCCGATCTTTGCGAGAAGCCGCTCGGTGCTGCCGACTTCCTCGCCATCGCCGAGCGCTTCGATATGGTGTTTGTCGATCACGTTCCCTTGCTGGGGCCGGAAAAGCGCAACCAGATCAAGCGCTTCATCATTCTCGTCGACACGTTCTACGATCACGCCGTGCGGCTTTACATTTCCGCCGCCGCCATGCCGGAGGAACTTTTGGTGCACCGCCGGGGCGCCGAAGGCTTCGAATTCGACCGCACCGCGTCACGTCTGTTCGAGATGCGCAGTGCCGAATATCTTGCGCTCCATCATGAGAAGCGCGCCGCCGAGTAA
- a CDS encoding protease inhibitor Inh/omp19 family protein, whose amino-acid sequence MQLRYAMTGLVVALALAGCQRTAYDYSSSPNAGPAPLTAQPVPSVQGGQLPPVNNSQFPAAPASTAPMPGAQPGAMAANALDVTKESMVGSWRVNGSCDMFLTLTNLGSGSRGGTRGCVGELTAMGSWEVAGKQVLLKDRSGNQLGSVYKTADNRFEGQTSTGQQISLSR is encoded by the coding sequence ATGCAGTTGCGATATGCGATGACAGGTCTGGTGGTGGCTCTCGCGCTAGCCGGTTGTCAGCGTACGGCATATGATTACAGCTCCAGCCCGAATGCCGGGCCGGCGCCGTTGACGGCGCAGCCGGTTCCCTCGGTGCAGGGCGGGCAGCTTCCGCCGGTCAACAACTCGCAGTTTCCAGCGGCGCCGGCGTCGACGGCACCGATGCCGGGCGCGCAGCCCGGTGCAATGGCCGCGAACGCGCTCGATGTGACCAAGGAATCGATGGTCGGAAGCTGGCGCGTCAATGGCAGCTGCGACATGTTCCTGACGCTGACCAATCTCGGCAGCGGTTCGCGCGGCGGCACACGCGGCTGCGTCGGCGAGCTGACGGCGATGGGTTCCTGGGAGGTTGCCGGCAAGCAGGTGCTGCTCAAGGACCGCTCGGGCAATCAGCTCGGCAGCGTCTACAAGACGGCCGACAACCGCTTCGAGGGCCAGACCAGCACCGGCCAGCAGATCAGCCTCAGCCGGTAA
- a CDS encoding nucleotidyltransferase domain-containing protein, with the protein MHADGGIDGFDPEAVKEIRSRLASVREQGIRISFAIESGSRAWGFPSPDSDYDCRFVYIRPVEHHLALRSVRDVIEFPIIGDIDTGGWDLRKALLLALKGNAVVVEWLKSPIAYEEEVGFRSRLAALLDLVMVPEKVAAHYVGLMRQHFQSQGEGAIKLKKFLYAVRPAIALEWMRQRSFRVLPPMNMLECLEAISIAPDLRTAILDLVHVKKQTREMGEGLPPMLVQSFLKNSFERYSEILREFDKDPDRDQHAQHLADKFYVQEVLQRDS; encoded by the coding sequence ATGCATGCCGACGGCGGAATAGACGGCTTCGATCCCGAAGCCGTCAAAGAGATCAGGTCACGGCTCGCCTCGGTGCGCGAGCAGGGTATCCGTATCAGTTTTGCAATCGAAAGCGGCAGCCGCGCCTGGGGATTTCCTTCGCCCGATAGCGATTATGACTGCCGCTTCGTCTATATCCGTCCGGTCGAGCATCATCTCGCCCTTAGGTCTGTGCGCGATGTCATCGAATTTCCGATCATTGGCGACATCGACACTGGTGGCTGGGATCTGCGAAAGGCGCTGCTGCTTGCGCTGAAGGGAAACGCGGTGGTGGTCGAATGGCTGAAATCGCCGATCGCTTATGAAGAGGAAGTGGGTTTTCGCTCGCGTCTCGCCGCGCTGCTCGATCTCGTCATGGTGCCGGAAAAGGTCGCCGCCCATTATGTCGGGCTCATGCGGCAGCATTTTCAGAGCCAGGGCGAGGGGGCGATCAAGCTGAAGAAGTTTCTTTATGCCGTGCGTCCGGCCATCGCGCTCGAATGGATGCGGCAGCGCTCGTTTCGCGTGCTGCCACCGATGAATATGCTGGAATGCCTCGAGGCGATCTCGATCGCTCCCGACCTTCGAACGGCGATACTCGATCTGGTGCATGTCAAGAAACAGACGCGCGAAATGGGGGAGGGGCTGCCGCCGATGCTCGTGCAATCCTTTCTGAAGAACTCGTTCGAGCGTTATTCCGAGATATTGCGGGAGTTCGACAAGGATCCGGACAGAGATCAGCACGCGCAACACCTTGCTGACAAATTCTATGTGCAGGAAGTTTTGCAGCGGGACAGTTGA
- a CDS encoding succinate dehydrogenase iron-sulfur subunit has protein sequence MVELALPKNSQMREGKVWPKPAGATNTREFRVYRWSPDDGQNPSIDTFYIDVDDCGPMVLDGLLYIKNKIDPTLTLRRSCREGICGSCAMNIDGTNTLACTKGLDDITGAVKIYPLPHLPVVKDLVPDLTNFYAQHRSIEPWLKTVSPAPAKEWKQSHEDRQKLDGLYECILCACCSTSCPSYWWNGDRYLGPAVLLQAYRWLIDSRDEATGERLDNLEDPFRLYRCHTIMNCAQTCPKGLNPAKAIAEIKKMMVERRV, from the coding sequence ATGGTTGAACTCGCTCTCCCCAAGAATTCTCAGATGCGCGAAGGCAAGGTCTGGCCGAAGCCGGCGGGTGCGACGAACACCCGCGAATTCCGCGTCTATCGCTGGAGCCCGGATGACGGGCAGAACCCGTCGATCGATACCTTCTATATCGATGTCGACGATTGCGGCCCGATGGTGCTCGACGGCCTGCTCTACATCAAGAACAAGATCGACCCGACGCTGACGCTGCGCCGTTCCTGTCGCGAGGGCATCTGCGGCTCCTGCGCGATGAATATCGACGGCACCAACACGCTCGCCTGCACCAAGGGACTCGACGATATCACCGGCGCGGTGAAGATCTATCCGCTGCCGCATTTGCCTGTCGTCAAGGATCTGGTGCCGGATCTCACCAACTTCTACGCCCAGCATCGTTCGATCGAACCCTGGCTGAAGACGGTGTCGCCGGCGCCCGCCAAGGAGTGGAAGCAGAGCCACGAGGACCGGCAGAAGCTCGACGGCCTCTATGAATGCATCCTCTGCGCCTGCTGCTCGACCTCCTGTCCGAGCTACTGGTGGAACGGCGACCGCTATCTCGGCCCGGCCGTTTTGCTGCAGGCCTATCGCTGGCTGATCGATTCCAGAGATGAGGCGACCGGCGAACGTCTCGACAATCTCGAGGACCCATTCCGCCTTTACCGCTGCCACACGATCATGAACTGCGCGCAGACCTGCCCGAAGGGCCTCAACCCGGCCAAGGCGATCGCCGAAATCAAGAAGATGATGGTCGAGCGCCGGGTCTGA